A window from Bacteroidia bacterium encodes these proteins:
- a CDS encoding chorismate mutase has product MNQHPTLKISALRDWLPNAGNPLLISGPCGAETEKQVLETALELKKKTAVSIFRAGIWKPRTRPNSFEGAGSIALQWLKKVKAETGLLTAVEVANAHHVHEALEGGVDVLWIGARTTANPFSVQEIADALKDVDIPVMVKNPVNPDVQLWMGALERINQAGITKLIAIHRGFSAFKKTKYRNDPQWQIPIELKLFFPELPIICDPSHICGKRNLLASVAQKALDMDMAGLMIESHIHPDKALSDAQQQITPDELAALMKGLIVKNPNSHNKEFKNRLEQLRVLMDEIDDELFQSLAKRMEIAEEIGEYKRDNNVTVLQIKRWESILNRQLKMAETLGLSEDFIKEILEAIHKESIQKQIQIVKKNSVKRD; this is encoded by the coding sequence ATGAACCAACATCCTACATTAAAAATAAGCGCCTTGCGCGATTGGCTGCCAAATGCCGGAAATCCTTTATTAATAAGCGGTCCCTGTGGTGCCGAAACCGAAAAACAAGTGTTGGAAACGGCACTGGAATTGAAAAAAAAAACGGCAGTAAGTATTTTTCGCGCTGGAATTTGGAAGCCGCGCACACGCCCAAATTCCTTTGAAGGAGCGGGATCCATCGCATTACAATGGTTAAAAAAAGTGAAAGCAGAAACGGGTTTGCTCACTGCCGTGGAAGTGGCGAATGCGCATCACGTTCACGAAGCTTTGGAAGGCGGCGTTGATGTACTTTGGATTGGAGCGCGCACGACCGCAAATCCTTTCTCTGTGCAAGAAATAGCCGATGCATTAAAAGATGTTGATATTCCGGTGATGGTGAAAAACCCCGTTAATCCAGATGTTCAGTTATGGATGGGCGCTTTGGAAAGAATTAACCAAGCAGGAATTACCAAGCTAATTGCTATTCACAGAGGTTTTTCTGCGTTCAAAAAAACAAAATATCGAAATGATCCGCAATGGCAAATTCCGATTGAGCTAAAACTTTTTTTTCCGGAACTGCCCATTATCTGCGATCCCAGCCACATTTGTGGGAAAAGGAATTTGCTAGCATCCGTTGCTCAAAAAGCGCTTGATATGGATATGGCAGGCTTGATGATTGAGTCGCACATCCATCCCGACAAGGCTTTGAGCGATGCGCAGCAACAAATTACGCCCGACGAACTCGCAGCATTAATGAAGGGCTTAATTGTAAAAAATCCAAATTCACACAATAAAGAATTTAAAAATAGGTTAGAACAACTGCGTGTTTTGATGGATGAGATCGACGATGAATTGTTTCAATCGCTTGCAAAAAGGATGGAAATTGCGGAAGAAATTGGGGAATACAAACGCGATAATAACGTAACTGTTCTTCAAATAAAAAGATGGGAAAGCATTTTAAACAGGCAATTAAAAATGGCTGAAACATTGGGTTTAAGCGAAGATTTTATCAAAGAAATATTAGAAGCGATACATAAAGAATCCATTCAAAAGCAAATTCAAATTGTGAAAAAAAATTCCGTAAAACGAGATTGA
- a CDS encoding SCO family protein yields MKKSTTNIILVFSAIVALGIGYFISAHPKPMHYLPYYGPKEVDSALVNGQYKRDTVYHRVGDFNVIDQSGKKISQKDFDNKIYVADFFFTTCQGQCLQMSSQMERVFKKYKNNSYVKFISYSVNPVGDSVPALAAYAKLHDADPNQWHLVTGDKKEIYDLARTSYFASVSQGDGGADDFLHPKEFSLVDKEKHIRGLYDGTDSTDINRMMVDIDLLLQAYAQKK; encoded by the coding sequence ATGAAAAAATCAACCACCAATATCATCCTTGTTTTTTCTGCAATTGTGGCGCTTGGCATCGGCTATTTTATTTCCGCGCACCCAAAACCCATGCATTATTTGCCGTATTACGGCCCAAAAGAAGTAGATTCTGCACTCGTAAATGGGCAATACAAGCGCGATACGGTTTATCATCGCGTAGGCGATTTTAATGTGATTGACCAAAGCGGAAAAAAGATTTCTCAAAAGGATTTTGATAATAAAATTTACGTCGCTGATTTTTTCTTCACCACTTGCCAAGGTCAATGTTTGCAGATGTCTTCTCAAATGGAACGCGTTTTCAAAAAATATAAAAACAATTCATACGTAAAATTTATTTCGTATTCCGTCAATCCTGTCGGCGATTCTGTGCCTGCTTTAGCGGCTTACGCGAAGTTGCACGATGCGGATCCGAACCAATGGCATTTGGTTACTGGCGATAAAAAGGAAATTTATGATTTGGCGCGCACGTCTTATTTTGCTTCTGTTTCGCAAGGTGATGGCGGCGCGGATGATTTTTTACATCCGAAAGAATTTTCGTTGGTGGACAAAGAAAAACACATTCGCGGATTGTACGATGGCACGGATTCTACGGATATTAACCGAATGATGGTGGACATCGATTTGCTTTTGCAGGCGTACGCGCAAAAAAAATGA